GAGATGTGGGAAACGGATTAAATGATTTGCTCGAGTGCCTGCTGCAATTGCGTCATTTGTGCTGGCGTACCGATCGTAATTCGTAAGCCCTGATCCGCATAGGTATTTACTTGAATTCCAACGGCAAGCAACTCCTGTTGGATGCGATCAGAACCACTAATATTCACATAAACAAATGAACTGGCCGATTGATTGACGCTGATACCCTTACTTGCAAGATAAGCAATGAAATCAGCCCGGGTTGCTTTTAAAGCATTAATTTTTTCGACGACGAGTGCATCATAACTCAAGGCCTGCGTTGCTAAATCGGCATTGACATCACTCAAAACAAAGGCCCCCTGGACTGCTTCCAAGTATGCACGCAATTCAGAATTGGCCAGTAAAAAGCCGACCCGTAAATTAGCTAATCCCCACGCCTTTGACAAAGTACGCAAAACAATCAACTTGGGATAGGTATCTACTAAATCAACCACACTGACCTGCCCATATTCAGCATAAGCCTCATCGATAACGACATAGGCCGTCGTTTCATCAAGTAGCCGAATCAAATCAGCGCGCGTAAATTCAATTGACAAGGGGTTATTAGGATTTGATAGCATAATAATCTCTGGTTGCGTGGCTTGAGCAGTGGCAATCAAACCTGTGATACCAAGGGCGACATCGCTGGTGAGCACTTTTCTTTGCAACACTTTAGCAATCTCATAGTACCGGAAAAAATCACGTGAAAAAAATAAGACCGATTCTGTTGATAACGCATTAATCAACAATGGAATCAGTGCCTCACTACCAGGCCCTGGTAACACATTCGCGACTTGTAACCCCACATAAGCGGCATATTTCGCCCGCAAAGCATCATGCGTGCTCTTACCATAGTGGTTAAAATCAATGCGGTGCGTATCGATGCTGAGCAAATCACGCCAGTCAACATAGGCATTTTCATTATTCGCTAATACGACCAAGTCGGTCTGGGTGGGTGCAGCATACACTGGTAAATTCTTTAAGTCTTCACGCATTCTAATTTCCTCATCATTTATTAATATTTATGCGATTATACCACGTGTAGACCGAATTTTCTAAACAAAAAAACGATGCAGCTAAACTGCATCGTTTGATTAGCTTCTATATTAGTCGGCAATCAACGTATCAATCGTCGCCTTAATTGCGGCGAGTTCCTCGTCGGCAGCTTGAGCCGTAGCCCC
This is a stretch of genomic DNA from Weissella soli. It encodes these proteins:
- a CDS encoding pyridoxal phosphate-dependent aminotransferase; translated protein: MREDLKNLPVYAAPTQTDLVVLANNENAYVDWRDLLSIDTHRIDFNHYGKSTHDALRAKYAAYVGLQVANVLPGPGSEALIPLLINALSTESVLFFSRDFFRYYEIAKVLQRKVLTSDVALGITGLIATAQATQPEIIMLSNPNNPLSIEFTRADLIRLLDETTAYVVIDEAYAEYGQVSVVDLVDTYPKLIVLRTLSKAWGLANLRVGFLLANSELRAYLEAVQGAFVLSDVNADLATQALSYDALVVEKINALKATRADFIAYLASKGISVNQSASSFVYVNISGSDRIQQELLAVGIQVNTYADQGLRITIGTPAQMTQLQQALEQII